One stretch of Aquimarina sp. Aq107 DNA includes these proteins:
- a CDS encoding DUF4369 domain-containing protein, translating into MRQFFTILLLSTLILSCSSPKKEGNVSINGTVKGLKKGTLYLQKIKDTILINLDSLVIDGDPQFTFQTTVQEPEIHYLFLDKHDGTQFNDRIDFFAEPGVITINTSLNGFEKEAIIAGGKNQTKLIEYNKMNKRFKERNLRIIKEDYEAKKQNDDEKLAENDIAYKNLLRQKYLYTINFAITNRKLEVAPYITLHEVFDANIKYLDTVAKSLSPKVKKSIYGKQLTDYLKERKTKEAERVEKDQ; encoded by the coding sequence ATGCGACAATTTTTTACCATATTATTGTTATCTACTCTCATCCTAAGTTGTAGTTCTCCTAAAAAAGAAGGAAATGTTTCTATAAACGGAACAGTAAAAGGACTTAAAAAAGGAACATTATATCTTCAAAAAATTAAAGATACTATCTTAATAAACTTAGATTCTTTAGTTATCGATGGAGATCCTCAGTTTACATTTCAAACTACTGTTCAAGAACCTGAAATTCATTATTTATTTTTAGATAAACATGATGGAACTCAATTTAATGATCGTATTGATTTTTTTGCAGAGCCAGGAGTAATTACGATCAACACTTCTTTGAATGGTTTTGAAAAGGAGGCAATTATTGCCGGAGGCAAAAATCAAACTAAATTGATTGAGTACAACAAAATGAATAAAAGATTCAAAGAAAGAAATCTAAGAATTATAAAAGAAGATTATGAGGCGAAGAAACAGAATGATGATGAAAAATTAGCTGAAAACGATATCGCTTACAAAAATCTACTTCGACAAAAATATTTGTACACTATCAATTTTGCCATCACCAATAGAAAACTAGAAGTAGCTCCATACATAACTCTTCACGAAGTTTTTGATGCCAATATTAAATATCTAGATACTGTAGCAAAATCATTATCTCCAAAAGTTAAAAAATCAATATATGGCAAACAACTAACTGATTACTTAAAAGAGAGAAAAACAAAAGAAGCTGAAAGAGTAGAAAAAGATCAGTAA